One region of Quercus lobata isolate SW786 chromosome 2, ValleyOak3.0 Primary Assembly, whole genome shotgun sequence genomic DNA includes:
- the LOC115976652 gene encoding uncharacterized protein LOC115976652 isoform X1: MIFLLAIYLSLGMRILKLLAIYLRIFLKAQWNRNPWNRIFSDIFSMMEKERERDIMKIPEVLNGKVIHLEHQPALHRPIMHPKEDQPALRRPIMHPEEDWPALCRPTMHPEEDQPALHRPIMQPEEDQPALHRPTMHPEEDHRHPMHPEEDEPAIQVYRVNCASVVGISSVEGD; this comes from the exons ATGATCTTTTTACTAGCAATTTATTTAAGCCTTGGTATGAGGATCTTGAAGTTACTAGCAATTTATCTGAGGATCTTTTTAAAAGCTCAATGGAACAGAAATCCGTGGAACAGGATCTTCTCGGATATCTTCTCAATGATGg agaaagagagagagagagatataatGAAGATCCCTGAAGTCCTCAATGGAAAAGTAATACACTTGGAGCATCAGCCTGCGCTTCACAGGCCCATCATGCATCCAAAGGAGGATCAGCCTGCGCTTCGCAGGCCCATCATGCATCCAGAGGAGGATTGGCCTGCCCTTTGCAGGCCCACCATGCATCCAGAGGAGGATCAGCCTGCGCTTCACAGGCCCATCATGCAACCAGAGGAGGATCAACCTGCGCTTCACAGGCCCACCATGCATCCAGAGGAGGATCACAGGCACCCCATGCATCCGGAGGAGGATGAGCCTGCTATTCAGGTTTATCGTGTGAACTGTGCCTCTGTTGTTGGAATCTCCAG TGTTGAGGGAGATTGA
- the LOC115970964 gene encoding vegetative cell wall protein gp1-like — protein sequence MWKPIIEGYLRLLRHHPVGTPDYKDITDVLKAVNEIDRVQTHIPEAPNKEAATPEATSTERPSMSTTLARHGSCPLVATPQVVPTPDPSPSTPHPSPSPNIPSSTLRPSPTPNIPPPTPHLCPGSDIPPPTPRSFPELSPIPSFDLSIDSTPLDMHTEPPSHSMSIGPSSSINPPHTNHVQAEQVVGLPAQPESQPKCISKAPPCGIGGHKHGHKARHEASDQGHARPPPSHNKHYMVA from the exons ATGTGGAAACCAATC ATTGAAGGATACCTCCGTTTGTTGAGGCATCACCCAGTGGGCACTCCAGACTACAAGGACATTACTGATGTTCTGAAGGCAGTGAATGAGATTGACCGTGTACAAACTCATATCCCTGAAGCCCCGAATAAGGAGGCAGCTACTCCTGAGGCAACGTCTACTGAGAGGCCAAGCATGAGCACAACTCTTGCCAGACATGGCTCTTGTCCACTTGTTGCTACCCCTCAAGTTGTCCCCACCCCTGATCCCTCTCCATCCACCCCACATCCATCTCCTAGCCCCAACATCCCTTCATCCACCCTACGTCCATCTCCTACCCCCAACATCCCTCCACCCACCCCACATCTATGTCCTGGGTCTGACATCCCTCCACCCACCCCACGGTCATTTCCTGAGCTTTCACCCATTCCATCGTTTGACCTGAGTATTGATTCAACCCCTCTTGACATGCACACAGAGCCACCCTCCCACAGTATGTCTATTGGCCCTTCTTCGAGCATCAACCCACCCCATACTAACCATGTTCAGGCTGAGCAAGTTGTTGGATTACCTGCACAGCCAGAAAGTCAGCCGAAATGCATATCAAAGGCACCTCCTTGTGGGATAGGTGGTCACAAACATGGACACAAAGCTAGACACGAGGCATCTGACCAAGGACATGCAAGACCTCCTCCTTCACATAATAAACATTATATGGTCGCATAA
- the LOC115976652 gene encoding global transcription regulator sge1-like isoform X2 — protein sequence MIFLLAIYLSLGMRILKLLAIYLRIFLKAQWNRNPWNRIFSDIFSMMEKERERDIMKIPEVLNGKVIHLEHQPALHRPIMHPKEDQPALRRPIMHPEEDWPALCRPTMHPEEDQPALHRPIMQPEEDQPALHRPTMHPEEDHRHPMHPEEDEPAIQC from the exons ATGATCTTTTTACTAGCAATTTATTTAAGCCTTGGTATGAGGATCTTGAAGTTACTAGCAATTTATCTGAGGATCTTTTTAAAAGCTCAATGGAACAGAAATCCGTGGAACAGGATCTTCTCGGATATCTTCTCAATGATGg agaaagagagagagagagatataatGAAGATCCCTGAAGTCCTCAATGGAAAAGTAATACACTTGGAGCATCAGCCTGCGCTTCACAGGCCCATCATGCATCCAAAGGAGGATCAGCCTGCGCTTCGCAGGCCCATCATGCATCCAGAGGAGGATTGGCCTGCCCTTTGCAGGCCCACCATGCATCCAGAGGAGGATCAGCCTGCGCTTCACAGGCCCATCATGCAACCAGAGGAGGATCAACCTGCGCTTCACAGGCCCACCATGCATCCAGAGGAGGATCACAGGCACCCCATGCATCCGGAGGAGGATGAGCCTGCTATTCAG TGTTGA